In the Geitlerinema sp. PCC 9228 genome, one interval contains:
- a CDS encoding peptidase domain-containing ABC transporter, translated as MTQAISPSHIPDFLAKTPPFDRLAPEKRKSLGAKCQLLRYRIGQRLFERDKMPNQIAIIYDGQVRILGFDQRTQSQVSLKRVSSGEILGWASLVRGIPSETAIASTEVTCITLASGDFLALLEKEPALQRYFQEHASLTEVFELLSLELERRADSGFDLRELALDLSEKSRVVTLQPQTRVSSTDLDSNFIWLVSSGKLQETPSGSRLEFNGSSLTVESNKGARLLGVPAQELQQQSQPVAEENVEVLPAASEQHDRQEIPYGPEAPEEGESDALAPATKYPFFRGRGSVDAAMACFKMISRYLGLSFRRDPIRKFLLNQVNQKGDLTLYDCGAVGQSLGLQVQLAQVPKRSLKRLKGPAMIVWEGSFALLYKISEKEIVMAVPEVGVMHKTPEEITDTWEDTGQILLLHQPAADRKEKFGFWWFLPSLMQHRQVLIEVFITSFFIQLFGLATPLGFFLIIQKVIGQRNTDILEVIVIFLIGVALLEAILTGLRSYTFVDTTNRIDLNLGSQVIDHLFRLPLSYFDKRQVGETAGRMNELGNIRQFLTGTALTVVLNAVFSVLYIVILVAISPLLTAVVLAVVPLFALQILITSPVVRRMLRRRAERYSEAQSYLVESIGGIQTVKAQNLELTARWNWYERYARYMNASFKTALTQSTASSISSFLNKVSMMLLLWFGAYLVLNDDGFTLGHFIAFRIISNNVIQSLVSFVQVWQNFQEVGMSVERLQDILNAEPESDDETMQNIPMPDVQGSVAFNEVSFRFHEGGPLVLTNLNVSFDKGTFIGIVGQSGSGKSTLMKLLQRLYEPTSGYIQVDGYDINKVELYSLRRQIGVVLQDTLLFNGTVRDNIALSNPEASDDEIIAAAKVAAAHDFIMGLSQGYNSPVGERGANLSGGQRQRIAIARVVLQRPRLIILDEATSALDYNTERLVSQNLQEEFKGRTVFFITHRLPTVKSADTILVMDNGSLVEQGTHEELMGLKGRYYCLYQQQESQL; from the coding sequence ATGACTCAAGCAATCTCTCCATCGCACATCCCCGATTTTTTGGCAAAAACGCCTCCCTTCGACCGTTTGGCACCGGAAAAGCGTAAATCCCTAGGTGCCAAATGCCAGTTGCTGCGCTATCGCATTGGGCAGCGCCTGTTCGAGCGCGATAAAATGCCCAATCAAATTGCCATCATTTACGACGGTCAAGTTCGCATCCTGGGGTTTGACCAGCGAACCCAGTCGCAGGTGAGCCTGAAACGGGTAAGCTCCGGTGAAATTCTGGGTTGGGCAAGTTTGGTACGGGGAATACCCAGCGAAACTGCGATCGCTTCCACCGAAGTTACCTGTATTACCCTTGCCTCCGGAGACTTTTTAGCGCTACTGGAAAAAGAACCCGCATTACAAAGGTATTTTCAGGAACACGCTTCCCTGACAGAAGTTTTTGAACTGCTCAGTTTGGAACTAGAAAGGCGAGCGGATAGCGGTTTTGACCTGCGCGAGCTGGCTTTAGATCTGAGCGAAAAAAGCCGAGTCGTGACCCTACAACCGCAAACCCGGGTCAGTTCCACGGATTTAGACAGCAATTTTATTTGGTTAGTTAGCAGCGGCAAACTCCAGGAAACCCCTTCCGGGTCACGTCTGGAATTTAACGGCAGCTCCCTCACCGTAGAAAGCAACAAAGGGGCGCGTTTGTTAGGGGTTCCCGCCCAAGAACTCCAACAGCAATCCCAACCAGTGGCGGAAGAAAACGTGGAAGTGTTGCCGGCAGCGTCAGAACAGCACGACCGACAAGAAATCCCCTACGGTCCGGAAGCTCCTGAAGAAGGGGAATCCGACGCCCTCGCCCCAGCTACCAAATATCCCTTTTTCCGAGGACGGGGGTCGGTGGATGCGGCCATGGCTTGTTTTAAAATGATTAGCCGCTACCTGGGGTTGTCTTTCCGCCGCGACCCTATTCGCAAATTTTTGCTCAACCAAGTCAATCAAAAAGGAGACCTAACCCTTTACGACTGCGGTGCCGTGGGGCAATCCTTGGGGTTGCAGGTGCAGCTAGCTCAAGTGCCCAAGCGATCGCTCAAACGGCTAAAAGGTCCGGCTATGATCGTCTGGGAAGGCAGTTTCGCCTTACTCTACAAAATTAGCGAAAAAGAAATTGTCATGGCCGTCCCCGAAGTGGGGGTCATGCACAAAACCCCAGAAGAAATCACCGATACCTGGGAAGACACCGGGCAAATCCTGCTTTTGCACCAACCAGCCGCCGACCGCAAAGAAAAATTCGGCTTTTGGTGGTTCCTCCCCTCCCTAATGCAGCATCGCCAGGTGCTAATCGAAGTCTTCATCACCTCCTTTTTCATCCAACTGTTCGGACTGGCAACCCCCTTAGGCTTCTTTCTAATTATTCAGAAAGTCATCGGGCAGCGCAATACCGACATATTGGAGGTCATCGTCATCTTTCTGATCGGTGTTGCCCTGTTAGAAGCCATCCTCACCGGCTTGCGCAGCTATACCTTCGTCGATACCACCAACCGCATTGACCTCAACTTAGGCTCTCAAGTCATCGACCACCTGTTTCGACTGCCCCTGTCTTACTTCGACAAACGCCAGGTCGGGGAAACCGCCGGTCGGATGAACGAGCTAGGCAACATCCGCCAGTTCCTCACCGGTACCGCCCTCACGGTCGTCTTGAACGCAGTCTTCTCCGTTCTCTACATTGTGATTCTGGTTGCCATCAGCCCCCTTCTGACTGCAGTTGTCTTGGCGGTTGTGCCCTTATTTGCCTTGCAAATTCTGATTACATCGCCCGTGGTACGACGGATGCTGCGGCGACGGGCAGAGCGTTATTCCGAAGCCCAATCCTACTTGGTAGAATCCATCGGCGGCATTCAAACCGTCAAAGCCCAAAACCTAGAGCTGACGGCGCGTTGGAACTGGTACGAACGCTACGCCCGCTACATGAACGCCTCCTTTAAAACCGCCCTGACCCAAAGTACAGCCTCTTCCATATCCTCATTTCTCAACAAAGTATCCATGATGTTGCTGTTGTGGTTTGGCGCGTATTTGGTTCTAAACGACGATGGGTTCACCCTCGGTCACTTCATCGCCTTCCGCATTATTTCCAACAACGTGATTCAATCCCTGGTTAGTTTCGTGCAAGTTTGGCAAAACTTCCAAGAAGTCGGCATGTCGGTGGAACGGTTGCAAGACATCTTAAACGCGGAACCGGAATCCGACGACGAAACCATGCAAAACATTCCCATGCCGGATGTTCAAGGGTCAGTGGCTTTCAACGAAGTATCCTTCCGTTTCCACGAAGGCGGACCTTTGGTGCTTACCAACCTAAATGTATCCTTTGACAAAGGCACCTTCATCGGCATTGTGGGTCAATCCGGTTCCGGGAAAAGTACCCTCATGAAGTTATTGCAGCGATTGTACGAACCCACCTCCGGCTACATTCAAGTGGATGGATACGATATAAATAAAGTAGAGCTGTATTCCCTGCGACGCCAAATCGGTGTGGTCTTGCAAGACACCCTGCTGTTCAACGGTACGGTACGCGACAATATTGCCCTATCCAACCCAGAAGCCTCCGACGATGAAATTATTGCCGCCGCCAAAGTAGCCGCCGCCCACGATTTTATTATGGGCTTGTCTCAGGGTTACAACAGCCCCGTGGGAGAACGAGGAGCGAATTTGTCTGGCGGTCAGCGTCAGCGAATTGCCATTGCCCGGGTGGTCTTACAACGTCCGCGATTAATCATCCTCGACGAAGCAACCAGCGCCTTGGACTACAACACCGAACGTTTGGTCTCCCAAAATCTACAAGAAGAATTCAAAGGTCGCACGGTCTTTTTCATTACCCACCGCCTACCCACCGTGAAAAGTGCCGATACCATCTTAGTTATGGACAATGGATCGTTGGTGGAACAAGGCACTCACGAAGAACTAATGGGTCTCAAAGGACGGTACTACTGCCTCTACCAACAGCAAGAATCTCAGCTATAA
- a CDS encoding HlyD family efflux transporter periplasmic adaptor subunit, translating to MTTQRKLPQTGTLIDQPVILERSRFWSRAFIYLIIGGVVSAVIWASVAKIDQAVPAQGKLEPKGAVKPVKAPVKGVVQKIHVENGQKVEKGDLLVSLKPRVARSEVESLRELRNSLMRENQVYDSALDGNSNNLNTNNAQITDAELNHLTQTRENLLAENQFLRAQLQGNIGTIKTINNSDFSRNQQQLVIASLSEYRSQIQSARLKIQGKQEELSQAGVELDAAKKRLQKLQERRQNAEQREETAREMMETNQEMVENIKPLVEQGAMSQMQLTRQQQEMLSSQNQVISARDEMNRTQSEIQSTQAEIERLQQEQQRLRYEISRFQEELNNAKAKFQKEIRTRIAENQKKIDEAEAQLSRSRLDNQQQLAQIQSRLASAEQDLEYQEIRSPVDGYVFNLKPTDEYVVDASETVVEIVPTEELVASVEISNQDIGFVEEGMKVDLNVASFPHTEFGVIEGELVEIGKNALPPDQQEGRQQYMFPAKVQLKQQSFPVGEERSIPLQSGMAVTAQIQVRERTVLSILTNAFLRKTSSFENVR from the coding sequence ATGACTACACAGCGCAAACTGCCACAAACAGGAACTTTAATTGACCAACCGGTTATTTTAGAACGTTCCCGATTTTGGTCGCGGGCTTTCATTTATCTGATTATAGGTGGTGTCGTTTCTGCCGTGATTTGGGCTTCCGTTGCCAAAATCGACCAAGCCGTCCCCGCTCAAGGTAAACTAGAGCCAAAAGGTGCGGTCAAACCAGTTAAAGCCCCCGTGAAAGGGGTGGTGCAAAAAATCCACGTCGAAAACGGGCAAAAAGTAGAAAAAGGAGATTTACTCGTCAGCCTCAAACCCCGGGTTGCCCGTTCGGAAGTGGAATCCTTGCGAGAGTTGCGCAACAGCTTGATGCGCGAAAATCAGGTATATGATTCTGCCCTCGATGGCAATAGCAACAATCTCAATACCAATAACGCCCAAATCACCGATGCGGAACTGAACCACCTCACCCAAACCCGGGAGAATCTCCTGGCGGAGAACCAATTTCTCCGGGCGCAACTGCAGGGAAACATCGGTACTATCAAAACGATTAACAACAGCGATTTTTCCCGCAACCAGCAGCAACTGGTCATCGCTAGCCTATCGGAGTACCGTTCCCAAATCCAATCGGCGCGTTTGAAAATCCAGGGAAAACAAGAAGAACTTTCCCAAGCGGGTGTGGAACTAGACGCCGCCAAAAAACGCCTGCAAAAATTGCAGGAACGTCGGCAAAATGCAGAACAACGGGAAGAAACGGCCCGGGAAATGATGGAAACCAACCAGGAAATGGTGGAAAACATCAAACCGTTGGTGGAACAAGGGGCTATGTCGCAAATGCAGTTGACTCGGCAGCAGCAGGAAATGCTCTCCAGTCAAAATCAGGTGATTTCAGCCCGGGATGAAATGAACAGAACGCAATCTGAAATTCAATCCACCCAAGCTGAAATCGAACGCTTGCAACAGGAACAGCAGCGCCTGCGGTATGAAATTTCCCGTTTCCAGGAAGAACTGAACAATGCCAAGGCGAAATTCCAAAAGGAAATCCGCACCCGTATTGCTGAAAACCAGAAGAAAATCGACGAAGCCGAAGCCCAATTGAGTCGGTCGCGTTTGGACAACCAACAGCAACTGGCCCAAATTCAAAGTCGTCTGGCTAGTGCAGAACAGGATTTGGAATACCAAGAAATTCGTTCTCCAGTGGATGGCTATGTTTTCAATTTAAAACCGACGGACGAGTATGTGGTTGACGCCTCGGAAACTGTGGTAGAAATTGTGCCTACTGAGGAACTGGTGGCATCGGTGGAAATTAGCAACCAGGATATTGGTTTCGTTGAGGAAGGCATGAAAGTAGACCTGAATGTGGCTTCTTTCCCGCACACGGAATTTGGTGTTATTGAAGGCGAATTGGTTGAAATTGGCAAAAATGCGTTGCCTCCCGACCAGCAAGAAGGACGCCAGCAATACATGTTCCCAGCTAAAGTGCAATTAAAACAGCAAAGTTTCCCCGTTGGTGAAGAACGTTCTATTCCTTTGCAATCGGGTATGGCGGTAACAGCGCAAATTCAAGTACGCGAACGTACGGTGTTGAGCATTTTGACCAATGCTTTCTTGCGCAAAACCAGTAGTTTTGAAAATGTCCGCTAG
- a CDS encoding peptidylprolyl isomerase, which yields MSDLFQVGDRVVTDHQLPTLLQRYQLMPQLVREIIIDRALETFPQEQGLQEEFTCTDEEKQEAIENFYQQKKLDTEEKRQAWREQQGITPEQVAAIAIRPLLIDKFKEAKWGNRVESHFLKRKNDLDQVVYSLIRIQDYGLAQEIYFRIQEGEQSFSELAREYSKGPEARTGGLLGPVSLSQPHPMLAKLLSISQPGQLWAPRKLAQWFLIIRLEKYIPAQLDDAMRRRMIDELFENWLQKEIKNNGKVQLLDSSSVAS from the coding sequence ATGAGCGATTTATTTCAAGTCGGCGATCGCGTCGTTACAGACCACCAACTCCCTACTCTCTTGCAACGGTATCAGTTGATGCCGCAATTGGTGCGCGAAATTATTATCGACCGAGCCTTGGAAACTTTTCCCCAAGAACAAGGCCTGCAAGAAGAATTTACCTGCACCGACGAGGAAAAACAAGAAGCTATTGAGAATTTTTACCAACAGAAAAAACTCGATACGGAAGAAAAACGCCAAGCCTGGCGAGAACAGCAAGGGATAACCCCAGAACAAGTAGCAGCGATCGCGATTCGTCCCCTTCTCATTGATAAATTTAAAGAAGCCAAATGGGGAAATCGTGTAGAATCCCACTTCTTGAAACGGAAAAACGACCTCGACCAGGTGGTTTATTCTCTCATCCGGATTCAAGATTATGGTTTGGCACAGGAAATTTACTTCCGCATCCAAGAAGGAGAGCAAAGTTTTTCCGAACTGGCACGGGAATATTCTAAAGGTCCAGAAGCCCGCACAGGTGGTTTGTTAGGACCGGTTTCCCTCAGCCAACCCCACCCCATGCTAGCCAAATTGCTCTCCATCAGCCAGCCAGGTCAGTTGTGGGCACCGCGCAAGCTTGCCCAGTGGTTTTTGATTATCCGATTGGAAAAATACATTCCCGCCCAACTTGACGATGCCATGCGCCGCCGCATGATCGACGAGTTATTTGAGAATTGGTTGCAAAAAGAAATCAAAAATAACGGCAAGGTTCAGTTGTTAGACTCTTCCTCAGTGGCTTCGTAG
- a CDS encoding calcium-binding protein yields the protein MAVTLNNEDNLFAAIDPDTIFGLDGDDTISSAGAGGSLLFGEAGDDSLSANGDGDTLDGGEGDDTLTSEEDQVSISGGAGEDTIDVSGDNVSISGGDAEDTINYSGDNAFILADGADDIINLEEGGEEHAVAGFEGNDNIETYGNNDTINGGQGEDTVSLGTNAGTDRGEFIFLGGRDNDSLSVAGGTTSGTTGALEGDNRLFGNLGDDTLEVVGDESTVFGGQGNDLILAYGTTNEMELFGDLGSDTITVNDGGSENTLRGGNINEEDNPDSADDYLEIGTSGGDNILYGGIGNDTLKATYRGNDNNADTLFGEGGNDYLDGGGTVQMFGGAGQDTLIYDNSDGFGADSDEVNLSGAGGNDEIRINVDNAGDGTFLNINLGDGDDILRGTTAAGTGLEATGETGKDTLIGGSGADTFIGGDDDDRLLGIEGTGSPDGGADSLLGFSGNDFVSGGDGNAVVGATGTQLDDTLRGGAGDDTLVGGAGNDYLVGGADNDVFAFGEVAGVGTIGVGTEGSQLGVDTITDFGFGEDEIALNSTVFDGIGTTTGPTGDAFLVDGEFVELSPGDADFDIASADALSASLIFRTFEGSGTLYYNEDNTAGNLTPFANIDSTDVDRFDFVIL from the coding sequence ATGGCGGTCACTCTCAATAACGAAGACAATCTATTTGCGGCAATAGACCCAGACACCATTTTTGGTTTGGATGGTGACGATACCATATCTAGCGCCGGTGCTGGCGGTAGTCTCCTGTTTGGCGAAGCTGGAGACGATTCCCTTTCCGCTAATGGCGACGGCGACACCCTAGACGGTGGCGAAGGCGATGATACCCTTACTTCTGAAGAGGACCAAGTTTCTATCTCCGGCGGTGCTGGCGAAGATACAATCGACGTAAGTGGCGATAACGTCAGCATTAGTGGCGGTGATGCCGAAGACACAATTAATTATTCCGGAGACAATGCCTTCATTCTTGCTGATGGTGCAGACGACATCATTAATCTAGAAGAAGGCGGTGAGGAGCATGCTGTTGCCGGTTTTGAGGGCAATGACAACATTGAAACCTATGGCAATAACGACACCATCAACGGCGGTCAGGGTGAAGATACTGTCAGTCTTGGTACAAATGCTGGAACTGATAGGGGTGAGTTCATCTTTTTAGGTGGTCGAGATAACGATTCCCTGAGCGTTGCTGGTGGTACTACAAGTGGAACCACTGGCGCTTTGGAAGGAGACAACCGTCTCTTTGGCAATCTAGGGGATGACACCCTTGAGGTAGTAGGAGATGAATCGACCGTTTTTGGCGGTCAAGGAAATGATTTAATTCTTGCTTACGGTACAACGAACGAGATGGAATTGTTCGGCGACCTGGGCAGCGACACCATTACAGTAAATGATGGTGGTAGTGAAAATACACTTCGCGGTGGCAATATAAACGAGGAAGATAATCCCGACTCTGCAGATGACTACCTAGAAATAGGCACTAGCGGCGGAGATAATATTCTGTACGGCGGTATTGGTAATGACACCTTAAAAGCTACTTACAGGGGTAATGATAACAATGCAGATACTCTGTTTGGCGAAGGTGGCAACGACTATCTAGACGGTGGCGGTACCGTACAAATGTTTGGTGGTGCCGGTCAGGATACGCTAATTTACGATAATAGTGACGGCTTTGGCGCTGATTCAGACGAAGTTAATCTTTCTGGTGCTGGTGGTAACGATGAAATCCGCATTAATGTGGATAATGCCGGTGATGGAACCTTCCTCAACATTAACCTTGGTGATGGCGATGATATTTTAAGAGGAACTACGGCCGCTGGTACCGGATTAGAAGCCACTGGCGAAACTGGTAAAGATACCTTAATCGGTGGAAGTGGTGCCGATACCTTCATTGGTGGCGATGATGATGACCGCTTGCTGGGTATCGAAGGAACTGGAAGCCCTGATGGAGGAGCTGACAGCTTGCTAGGCTTCTCTGGCAATGATTTTGTCTCTGGTGGCGATGGTAATGCTGTTGTAGGTGCTACAGGCACACAACTGGATGATACTTTACGTGGCGGTGCTGGCGACGATACCTTAGTTGGCGGTGCTGGTAATGATTACTTGGTTGGTGGTGCAGACAATGATGTGTTCGCATTTGGTGAAGTAGCAGGGGTAGGAACGATTGGTGTTGGTACCGAGGGCTCTCAATTAGGTGTTGATACCATTACTGATTTTGGTTTCGGAGAAGACGAGATTGCCCTTAACAGTACAGTTTTCGATGGAATAGGAACTACTACTGGACCTACTGGGGATGCTTTCCTCGTTGACGGTGAATTTGTTGAGTTGAGTCCTGGCGATGCTGATTTCGATATAGCCTCCGCAGATGCTCTCTCTGCATCCCTTATCTTCCGGACTTTTGAAGGTAGCGGTACGCTATACTACAACGAAGACAATACCGCTGGCAACTTAACGCCTTTTGCCAATATTGACAGTACCGATGTCGATAGATTTGATTTCGTCATCCTCTAA
- a CDS encoding methyltransferase domain-containing protein, with product MNLAYYDRANPDLLKLLPADAEIIVEIGCGTGALGQQYRQVNPHGRYLGVDNYSEAVQIAAQRLDGAIAADGETVDFSQLGLTPESIDCLVYGDVLEHMVDPWQALQKHIQWLKPGGQVLACIPNIQHWSAILNLLRGRWDYQERGLCDRTHLRFFTLDSIKKLFSQAGLQIDEIRPRGRQDEQFQQFQQIMAPVLQQLNISAEQFATQTSALQYIVRAVKAQAPPPRVLVQTTLGAPQVCGHARVLFPDRFLGTIPGVRTVSGEAARSINVAKPQEEKIFIWQRRILEYPQSLQSLKTLLQAGYLIVAEIDDDPLRRPEYAANHFLSYRGCHCVQTSTEPLAEYLRQHNPNVAVFANQIAFLPPPRTYQQQPVTIFFGAVNREEDAEPIMDPLNRILTEYGEQVRVQVIHDRQFFERLETPYKEFTPFCDYDRYQAILRTCDIGLLPLAPTRMNSMKSDLKFLEHAAHGVLAIASPTVYQQSIVEGKTGLLYNSPAELETKLRQAIDHSTWRRQIATNAYEWVKQNRLLCQHYRQRYNWYQQMRADLPRLNRELYSRVPELFEK from the coding sequence ATGAATCTAGCGTACTACGATCGCGCCAATCCCGACTTGCTGAAATTGCTGCCTGCCGATGCCGAAATTATCGTAGAAATCGGTTGCGGTACGGGGGCGTTGGGGCAACAATATCGGCAGGTGAATCCCCACGGTCGCTATTTGGGCGTCGATAATTATTCAGAAGCGGTACAAATAGCCGCTCAAAGATTGGATGGTGCGATCGCAGCTGATGGAGAAACGGTGGATTTCAGCCAGTTGGGATTGACACCAGAGAGTATAGATTGCCTAGTGTATGGCGATGTGTTGGAACACATGGTAGACCCCTGGCAAGCCTTACAAAAGCATATCCAATGGTTGAAACCAGGGGGACAAGTGCTGGCTTGCATTCCCAACATCCAACATTGGAGTGCTATTCTCAATTTACTGCGGGGCAGATGGGACTATCAAGAACGGGGATTGTGCGATCGCACCCACCTACGATTTTTTACCCTCGATAGCATAAAAAAACTTTTTTCGCAAGCGGGACTGCAAATCGACGAAATTCGCCCCCGAGGTCGCCAAGACGAGCAATTTCAACAATTCCAACAAATAATGGCACCAGTTTTGCAGCAGTTAAATATTTCTGCCGAACAATTTGCCACCCAAACCAGTGCCTTGCAATACATTGTGCGAGCAGTCAAAGCCCAAGCCCCGCCGCCGCGCGTTCTCGTGCAGACCACCCTCGGTGCCCCCCAAGTTTGCGGTCACGCCAGGGTACTGTTTCCCGATCGCTTTCTTGGTACCATTCCCGGCGTACGTACAGTATCGGGCGAAGCAGCGCGTAGCATAAATGTAGCCAAACCGCAAGAGGAAAAAATTTTTATTTGGCAGCGGCGAATCTTGGAATATCCCCAAAGCCTGCAAAGCTTGAAAACGCTATTGCAAGCCGGTTATTTAATCGTAGCGGAAATCGACGACGACCCATTGCGGCGTCCGGAATACGCTGCCAATCACTTCCTCAGCTATCGCGGCTGTCACTGCGTGCAAACGTCTACAGAACCCTTAGCAGAGTATTTACGCCAGCACAATCCCAATGTAGCCGTATTTGCCAATCAAATAGCCTTTTTGCCGCCACCGCGTACTTACCAACAGCAGCCAGTCACCATATTTTTTGGAGCCGTGAATCGGGAAGAAGATGCGGAACCCATCATGGACCCCCTCAATCGGATTTTAACGGAGTATGGGGAACAAGTGCGAGTGCAAGTAATTCACGATCGCCAGTTTTTCGAGCGATTGGAGACTCCGTACAAAGAATTTACCCCATTTTGTGATTACGACCGCTACCAAGCCATTTTGCGAACCTGTGACATTGGTTTGTTACCCCTAGCACCTACCCGAATGAATTCCATGAAATCCGATTTAAAATTTTTAGAACATGCCGCCCATGGCGTACTTGCGATCGCATCTCCCACGGTATACCAACAAAGCATCGTCGAAGGCAAAACCGGTTTGCTCTACAATTCGCCAGCAGAACTAGAAACCAAACTCCGGCAAGCCATCGACCATTCCACCTGGCGACGGCAAATAGCAACCAACGCCTACGAATGGGTCAAACAAAACCGCCTCTTGTGCCAGCACTACCGACAGCGATATAACTGGTACCAGCAAATGCGCGCCGACCTTCCCCGCCTCAACCGCGAACTATATTCCCGGGTTCCCGAACTGTTTGAAAAATAA
- a CDS encoding glycosyltransferase family 2 protein: MENDIALARENLPNHQTQGIDVSIVMPCLNEVRTLETCIDKAKTAIAQLNLQGEIVIADNGSTDGSVALAERLGARVVPVTKKGYGAALIAGMKAAKGHYLVMGDADDSYDFREAVPMVEKLQHGYDLVMGSRLRGTILPGAMPWKNRYIGTPVLTKILNWVYGCKFSDVNCGLRAISKPAFTSLTMESRGMEFASEMLVKAAILGLKSTEVPITLHPDGRDRPPHLQPWADGWRHLKYILLFAPKVLYWIPGILLFLCGSILAIALNTAPGGTYVYLAGIGFNDHWIVVAALLCIIGYEILVMGLLAYLYTLTHRVTRRSAKMDKLLRWLTMERIILISLALLAIGLAWELSVIKAWVSGNFGPLNAFRPAVTGMTLLVMGVHTLFSSFFYAVLSDRYKNKYE, translated from the coding sequence GTGGAAAACGATATTGCTCTCGCCCGGGAAAATCTTCCTAACCACCAAACGCAAGGAATTGACGTATCCATTGTCATGCCTTGTTTGAACGAAGTGCGTACTTTAGAAACTTGTATTGACAAAGCCAAAACAGCGATCGCACAACTCAATTTGCAAGGAGAAATCGTCATTGCCGACAACGGTTCCACTGACGGTTCGGTAGCGTTAGCGGAACGATTGGGCGCTAGAGTGGTACCAGTTACCAAAAAAGGCTACGGGGCAGCCTTAATTGCCGGGATGAAAGCCGCCAAAGGTCATTATTTGGTTATGGGAGATGCCGACGATTCCTACGATTTTCGCGAAGCGGTTCCCATGGTGGAAAAATTGCAGCATGGTTATGATTTGGTCATGGGAAGTCGGTTGCGGGGAACGATTTTACCGGGGGCTATGCCTTGGAAAAATCGTTATATTGGAACGCCAGTGCTGACCAAGATTTTAAATTGGGTGTATGGTTGTAAATTTAGCGACGTGAATTGTGGTTTGCGGGCGATATCCAAACCTGCTTTTACCAGTTTGACCATGGAATCGCGGGGGATGGAATTTGCCTCCGAAATGTTGGTGAAAGCCGCTATTTTGGGATTGAAATCCACCGAAGTTCCCATTACTTTACATCCAGACGGTCGCGATCGCCCACCCCATTTACAACCTTGGGCAGATGGCTGGCGACATTTGAAATATATTCTGCTGTTTGCCCCCAAAGTACTGTACTGGATACCAGGAATTTTGCTATTTCTGTGCGGTAGTATTTTAGCGATCGCGTTGAATACAGCACCCGGTGGGACTTATGTTTATTTAGCAGGAATTGGATTCAACGACCACTGGATTGTGGTTGCTGCCTTGTTGTGTATTATAGGATATGAAATTTTGGTAATGGGATTGCTAGCCTATTTGTATACCCTTACCCATCGCGTAACCAGACGTTCTGCAAAAATGGACAAACTGCTACGCTGGTTGACAATGGAACGCATTATTTTGATTTCCCTTGCTTTACTGGCAATCGGCTTGGCATGGGAACTTTCCGTCATCAAAGCGTGGGTCAGCGGCAATTTTGGTCCGTTAAACGCTTTCCGACCAGCAGTGACAGGGATGACCCTCCTCGTCATGGGCGTTCATACCTTATTTAGCAGCTTCTTTTACGCCGTTCTCAGCGATCGCTACAAAAACAAATACGAATAG
- a CDS encoding methyltransferase domain-containing protein, which translates to MFVKVDSHFLRGIASDSDRIPSLYYSRNWLVRQFFWMRLWLIAQLIQTLQPESQRKMGLDFGGGGGVFLPTLSTQFDRVCFVDLESREAYQVIKHYRISNVEILAEDIAKVHMPAATFDVIVAADVLEHFADLSVPTQALRRWLKPKGILLTSLPTENWLYNCLRKLSGLQKPKDHYHTGYEVESYLKQNGFRPIRRRSVPLFWCILPLFLVTAWQLDAAYREENSTAKTTQTNAKSPS; encoded by the coding sequence ATGTTCGTGAAAGTCGATTCCCATTTTTTACGCGGTATTGCCAGCGATAGCGATCGCATTCCTTCCTTATACTACTCCCGCAATTGGTTGGTCAGACAATTTTTCTGGATGCGCCTGTGGTTGATTGCCCAACTCATCCAAACTTTACAACCGGAAAGCCAACGGAAAATGGGATTGGATTTCGGCGGCGGTGGCGGCGTGTTTCTCCCCACCCTTTCAACGCAGTTTGACCGCGTTTGTTTTGTAGACCTGGAAAGCCGCGAAGCCTATCAGGTGATCAAACATTACCGCATCAGCAATGTGGAAATTCTCGCCGAAGATATTGCCAAAGTGCATATGCCTGCCGCTACGTTTGATGTAATTGTCGCTGCTGATGTTTTGGAACACTTCGCGGATTTATCCGTTCCCACCCAAGCTTTGCGTCGCTGGCTCAAACCTAAGGGCATCTTGCTGACTTCCCTCCCCACGGAAAATTGGCTGTATAATTGCCTGCGAAAACTATCCGGTTTGCAAAAACCAAAAGATCACTACCACACCGGATATGAGGTAGAATCCTACCTGAAACAAAATGGGTTCCGCCCCATTCGTCGGCGGTCGGTGCCCTTGTTTTGGTGTATTTTGCCTTTGTTTTTGGTGACTGCATGGCAGTTGGATGCCGCCTATCGGGAAGAGAATTCCACCGCGAAGACAACACAGACCAATGCCAAATCGCCGTCGTAA